The Acidobacteriota bacterium DNA window CGGCGACCAGTTCCGCGCGGACACGCAGACGGCGAGAAAAGTCTCCCCTGGCATGCGGCGGTACCAGATCGGTCTCACTGTCGCCGGTGTCGGCCAGCGCCGCAATCGCCCCGGCTAATGCCGCGGAGTGACCAAGCCGAGCGACGGTCACGTCGGCGCGGTACTCGAGTTCCTGCACGATTTGCCGCGAGACCACCTGCGCGGCCGGACTGAACCACGCCACGGTGCGCACGACCATGAGCAGCCAGCCCATGAGGGGATCGCGGCGCGCGGCGTGCGCCATCTCGTGCGCGAGGGCGGCGCGCAATTGATCGTCGCTCAGACGGCTGAGCGTGCCGGTCGAGATCACGAGGGTGAGACGAGCGACGCCTGAACACAGGAGAACTGGCACGGGACGATCGAGGAGCAGGATCGTCATTTCGGGGGCGCCGAGGGCCGGTTGAAGGTCGTTGAGCAGGCTCCGGACCTTGACGATGTCGGGGTGGTCTGTGACTGAGTCGCGCTCTCCCACGCCGCGAACGCGGTCGTCGAGAAACGGGAGGGCGTCGCGCAAGTAGAGCAGCAGTCCCAGAATCAGCAGCGTCACGGTCGCAAGAGACGCTGTTCCGACCGGGCCCAACCTCAGCTGATTCCAGTGCTCACCGGCGAACAG harbors:
- a CDS encoding M48 family metalloprotease — encoded protein: MLDTAGLVILHGCIAALLVEALLRIWRMQDPGERLALRWLALVAPIILPAAFHIFAPVRSTEWFGSARALFAGEHWNQLRLGPVGTASLATVTLLILGLLLYLRDALPFLDDRVRGVGERDSVTDHPDIVKVRSLLNDLQPALGAPEMTILLLDRPVPVLLCSGVARLTLVISTGTLSRLSDDQLRAALAHEMAHAARRDPLMGWLLMVVRTVAWFSPAAQVVSRQIVQELEYRADVTVARLGHSAALAGAIAALADTGDSETDLVPPHARGDFSRRLRVRAELVAVGNRCERVFTQPEPSRTGLGPLRFGLVAAGLCTLLFFVV